One genomic window of Halovivax cerinus includes the following:
- the lipA gene encoding lipoyl synthase yields MSSARKPDWLKMQPPSGREFAGIRETLREHDLHTVCEEANCPNLGECWSGGAGTGSGEGGTATFMLMGEKCSRACNFCDVQTGGMDPLDPDEPENVADAIAEIGLDYVVLTSVDRDDLPDQGAGHFAETIREIKRRHPGILVEVLIPDFRGEAHLVRKIIDADPDVIAHNVETVERLQFPVRDRRAGYEQSLGVLEQIDRESDIYTKTSVMLGHGEYDHEVYQTLADCRERGVDIVTLGQYLQPSRNHLDVKRYDHPDKYETWRRVAEDELDFLYCASGPMVRSSYKAGELFVDAILREGKTVEEARADARATGRPSPAGGD; encoded by the coding sequence ATGAGCAGCGCCCGCAAGCCCGACTGGCTGAAAATGCAACCCCCGTCGGGCCGGGAGTTCGCGGGGATCCGCGAGACGCTCCGCGAACACGATCTCCACACCGTCTGTGAGGAGGCCAACTGCCCGAACCTGGGCGAGTGCTGGTCCGGCGGGGCGGGGACGGGGTCGGGGGAGGGTGGGACGGCCACGTTCATGCTGATGGGCGAGAAGTGCTCGCGCGCCTGCAACTTCTGTGACGTCCAGACGGGCGGGATGGACCCGCTCGATCCGGACGAACCCGAAAACGTCGCGGACGCGATCGCCGAGATCGGGCTGGACTACGTCGTCCTCACCTCCGTCGATCGAGACGACCTCCCGGATCAGGGTGCCGGCCACTTCGCCGAGACGATCCGTGAGATCAAACGGCGTCACCCCGGCATCCTCGTCGAGGTGCTGATTCCGGACTTCCGGGGTGAGGCACACCTCGTCCGGAAGATAATCGACGCGGACCCTGACGTCATCGCGCACAACGTCGAGACCGTCGAGCGCCTGCAGTTTCCCGTCCGCGACCGCCGCGCGGGCTACGAACAGAGTCTCGGCGTTTTGGAACAGATCGACCGCGAGTCCGACATCTACACGAAGACGTCGGTCATGCTGGGCCACGGCGAGTACGACCACGAGGTCTACCAGACCCTCGCCGACTGCCGCGAGCGCGGCGTCGACATCGTCACGCTGGGGCAGTACCTCCAGCCGTCGCGCAACCACCTGGACGTGAAACGGTACGACCACCCCGACAAGTACGAGACCTGGCGCCGCGTCGCCGAGGACGAACTCGACTTTCTCTACTGCGCCAGCGGTCCGATGGTCCGATCGTCGTACAAGGCTGGCGAACTCTTCGTCGATGCGATCCTGCGGGAGGGAAAGACCGTCGAGGAGGCCCGGGCCGACGCCCGAGCGACTGGACGTCCGTCTCCGGCCGGCGGTGACTGA